Proteins encoded in a region of the bacterium genome:
- a CDS encoding aconitate hydratase, translating into MVTIESTPEMAATVYETMARNLRVVRRRLESPLTLADKVLLGHLDDPEHQEMEPGKSYLLLRPDRVVFQDVLGQTGMLQFMQTRREKVVVPTTIHCDHLIQARVEGEADLRASIEENREVYDFLRATAAKYGAGFWGPGAGIIHQVVLENYAFPGELIIGTDSHTPNAGGLGACAIGVGGADAAEVIAGLPWEVLYPRHIAVFLTGKMSGWTAPKDVILYVAGQLTVAGGTNAIVEYIGPGARTISATGKATITNMGAELGATTSMFPADERMAKYLRATGRGALAPLVEQYQHLLEPDKEVEADPGKYYERVIELDLSKLEPYIVGPHSPDRARPVSQFAAEVADTTNAFRNEISTALIGSCTNSSYEDMSRAADVAEQAKAHGIKTAVPFLVTPGSEQVRATIERDGQMQSLKDINGVVLANACGPCIGQWRRAKETVGVPNSIVTSYNRNFPRRNDGQPTTMNFIASPEIVTAFALAGSLSFNPLTDSLTGGDGKPFRLDPPKPAPEVPARNFDRGHPTYVAPPPDGRSITLLVDPRSERLQLMEPWPAWDGKDFLDMPVLIKTKGKTTTDDISPAGPWLRYRGHLDKFSDNMFMGATNAFSGEAGKGKNVLTGETGQAIAKIARDYQSRGVKWVVIGDHNYGEGSSREHAALSPRLLGGAAVIARSFARIHESNLKKQGLLALTFESPADYDRIREDDRLSLVGLANMGPGKPVDCLVKHVDGTTETLRLSHSFAASQLEWFRAGSALNLFHADSPARRDNPA; encoded by the coding sequence ATGGTGACGATCGAATCGACTCCTGAAATGGCCGCCACGGTCTATGAGACGATGGCGCGCAATCTCCGTGTGGTCCGCCGCCGGCTGGAGAGTCCGCTGACCTTGGCGGACAAGGTCTTGCTGGGGCACCTCGACGATCCCGAACACCAGGAAATGGAGCCCGGCAAGAGCTATCTGCTTCTTCGTCCCGACCGCGTCGTCTTTCAGGACGTGCTGGGACAGACCGGCATGCTCCAGTTCATGCAAACGCGGCGGGAGAAGGTCGTGGTCCCTACGACCATCCACTGCGACCATCTCATCCAGGCCCGAGTCGAGGGCGAGGCAGACCTGCGCGCGTCCATTGAAGAGAACAGGGAGGTCTATGACTTCCTGCGTGCGACAGCCGCCAAGTACGGCGCGGGCTTCTGGGGCCCTGGCGCCGGCATCATTCACCAGGTAGTGCTGGAGAACTACGCCTTCCCCGGTGAGCTGATTATCGGCACGGACTCGCACACGCCCAACGCGGGCGGCCTTGGGGCATGCGCGATTGGCGTCGGGGGAGCCGACGCGGCAGAGGTCATCGCCGGCCTCCCGTGGGAGGTGCTGTATCCGAGGCATATCGCGGTGTTCCTGACCGGCAAGATGAGCGGGTGGACGGCGCCCAAAGACGTCATTCTCTACGTCGCGGGCCAGCTGACTGTGGCCGGCGGCACCAACGCCATCGTCGAGTACATCGGCCCCGGGGCGCGCACGATCAGCGCGACCGGCAAGGCCACCATCACCAACATGGGTGCCGAGCTGGGGGCGACAACATCAATGTTCCCCGCTGATGAGCGGATGGCCAAATACCTTCGGGCGACGGGCCGGGGTGCCTTGGCACCATTGGTCGAGCAATATCAGCACTTGCTGGAACCGGATAAGGAAGTCGAGGCGGACCCTGGGAAGTACTACGAACGCGTGATCGAACTCGACCTGTCGAAGCTGGAGCCATACATCGTGGGACCGCACTCCCCCGATAGAGCGCGCCCGGTCTCACAGTTCGCCGCCGAGGTTGCCGATACCACCAATGCGTTCCGTAACGAAATCTCGACGGCTCTCATCGGCAGTTGCACCAACTCTTCATATGAGGATATGAGCCGCGCGGCAGACGTGGCCGAACAGGCAAAAGCCCACGGCATCAAGACCGCCGTGCCCTTTCTGGTCACGCCGGGTTCGGAGCAGGTCCGCGCCACCATCGAGCGCGACGGTCAAATGCAGTCGCTCAAGGACATCAACGGTGTCGTCCTAGCGAACGCCTGCGGCCCCTGCATCGGCCAGTGGCGGAGGGCTAAGGAGACGGTCGGGGTGCCCAACTCGATCGTGACGTCGTATAACCGCAACTTCCCAAGGCGCAACGATGGTCAGCCGACCACGATGAACTTCATCGCCAGCCCAGAGATCGTGACGGCCTTTGCTCTGGCGGGAAGCCTGTCGTTCAATCCGCTGACCGACTCCCTCACCGGCGGCGATGGCAAGCCGTTCAGGCTCGACCCACCCAAGCCGGCCCCGGAGGTGCCTGCGCGGAACTTCGACCGCGGACATCCCACTTATGTCGCGCCTCCCCCAGATGGCCGTAGCATCACGCTGCTGGTGGACCCGCGCAGCGAGAGGTTGCAGTTGATGGAGCCTTGGCCGGCCTGGGACGGCAAGGACTTTCTGGATATGCCGGTGCTCATCAAGACCAAGGGCAAGACCACGACCGACGACATCTCCCCGGCGGGTCCCTGGCTGCGTTATCGAGGACACCTGGACAAGTTCAGCGACAACATGTTCATGGGTGCCACCAACGCGTTTTCCGGCGAGGCGGGTAAGGGCAAGAACGTGCTGACAGGAGAGACGGGACAGGCGATCGCCAAGATTGCCAGGGACTACCAATCCCGTGGGGTCAAGTGGGTCGTCATTGGCGACCACAACTACGGCGAGGGCAGCAGTCGTGAACACGCTGCCCTCTCGCCGCGTCTACTGGGCGGGGCGGCGGTCATCGCCCGGAGCTTCGCGCGCATCCACGAGTCGAATTTGAAGAAGCAGGGCCTACTCGCGCTGACGTTCGAGAGCCCCGCCGACTACGACCG
- a CDS encoding SDR family NAD(P)-dependent oxidoreductase: MALRPVPVRALTAAAIKRFWRGEIRIMNFDGSVVIVAGGTGGLGRATSMEFLKAGARVAVTFRRTEEFEALQAAAGRDAERLDRHLLDATDEAGAKQLVETVAGQHGRVDALVNAIGGYAGGQTLWEMDATTYEQMLALNLRTGFVLARAVVPQMLRQGGGAIVNVASKAGYGHAAGAAAYAASKAGALALFDSLADEVKAHGIRVNSVVPSIIDTEANRRAMPKADFSKWPKPEEIARVILFLCCEDARVIQGAAIPVYGRS, encoded by the coding sequence GTGGCGTTGCGGCCGGTCCCTGTCCGCGCGCTGACCGCGGCCGCGATCAAGAGATTCTGGAGAGGGGAAATCCGCATCATGAACTTCGACGGAAGTGTGGTCATTGTGGCGGGCGGCACCGGGGGGCTGGGACGGGCGACCAGTATGGAATTCTTGAAGGCCGGCGCGCGGGTGGCGGTGACGTTTCGGCGGACGGAGGAGTTTGAGGCGCTGCAGGCGGCCGCGGGACGGGATGCTGAGCGCCTCGACCGGCACCTTCTGGACGCCACGGACGAGGCCGGCGCGAAGCAGTTGGTGGAGACGGTCGCGGGGCAGCACGGCCGGGTGGACGCACTCGTGAACGCCATCGGCGGCTATGCCGGAGGGCAGACGCTTTGGGAGATGGACGCAACGACGTACGAGCAGATGCTTGCGCTCAATCTGCGCACGGGATTCGTGCTGGCGCGGGCGGTGGTGCCCCAGATGCTGCGGCAGGGCGGCGGAGCGATTGTGAACGTCGCATCTAAGGCTGGGTACGGGCACGCGGCCGGCGCGGCCGCATACGCGGCCTCAAAGGCAGGAGCGCTGGCCCTGTTTGATTCGCTGGCAGACGAGGTCAAGGCCCATGGCATTCGGGTGAACTCCGTCGTGCCGAGCATCATCGATACCGAGGCGAACCGGCGGGCGATGCCCAAGGCCGATTTCTCCAAATGGCCGAAGCCAGAGGAGATCGCCCGGGTCATTCTGTTCTTGTGTTGCGAGGACGCGCGCGTGATCCAGGGGGCGGCGATCCCGGTGTACGGCCGGAGCTGA